The Nocardioides salarius genome includes a region encoding these proteins:
- a CDS encoding crossover junction endodeoxyribonuclease RuvC: MGIDPSLTGTGWATSLTSYGTLRTKAGQSDRLAVIYDGITAAIVAPSPHLAVVEDLPKHAKGARLTGMVQGVVRLALVNAGVPFVLVPAASLKVLATGKGNADKASMREALAEHLGMAVRDDNQVDALWLRETGRILAGHPDALVLPAQHTRALAKMPSRPRRSQCLQMWTPRMFWFSTTK, encoded by the coding sequence ATGGGGATTGACCCGTCGCTCACAGGGACGGGGTGGGCGACGAGCCTGACCTCCTACGGGACCCTCAGGACGAAGGCCGGGCAGTCCGACCGGCTAGCCGTCATCTACGACGGCATCACGGCTGCCATCGTGGCCCCGTCGCCGCATCTCGCAGTAGTCGAAGACCTCCCCAAGCACGCCAAGGGCGCACGGCTCACTGGGATGGTTCAAGGCGTTGTTCGGCTCGCGCTCGTCAACGCCGGTGTGCCGTTTGTGTTGGTCCCAGCAGCAAGCCTGAAGGTGTTGGCGACCGGCAAAGGCAACGCCGACAAGGCCTCCATGCGCGAGGCGCTCGCCGAGCACTTAGGCATGGCGGTTCGAGACGACAACCAGGTCGACGCGCTGTGGCTGCGAGAGACCGGCCGCATCCTCGCCGGTCACCCGGACGCTCTCGTGCTACCCGCTCAACACACTCGCGCTCTCGCGAAGATGCCGAGCCGCCCGAGGAGGTCGCAGTGTCTACAGATGTGGACACCTCGAATGTTCTGGTTCTCGACGACCAAATGA
- a CDS encoding SDR family oxidoreductase, translated as MSIAIIGATGKLGAHTIDALLERGTPAGDILALGRNTERLQVYADRGLRTAILNLDDIEATAKTLAGVDKLLLVSFGPGDRVAQHGRAIDAARQAGVPHLVYTSGLEAPTTILELAADHKATEELVTASGSPVTFLRNGWYTENHQQDFAGARERGVIANSISDGRIATAARMDFAEAAAVVLSTPGHEGKAYELSGDTAWSFDEFAATAADVLGTPVRYEALTAEQEREELLAFGLDEGTAAFIVTLNANIRDGAMAPTSGDLARLIGHPTETLETTMRSWV; from the coding sequence ATGAGCATCGCCATCATCGGCGCCACCGGAAAGCTCGGCGCCCACACCATCGACGCCCTCCTCGAGCGCGGCACCCCCGCCGGCGACATCCTCGCCCTCGGACGCAACACCGAACGCCTCCAGGTCTACGCCGACCGCGGGCTCCGCACCGCCATCCTCAACCTCGACGACATCGAAGCCACCGCCAAGACCCTTGCCGGCGTCGACAAACTCCTCCTGGTCTCCTTCGGCCCCGGAGACCGCGTGGCCCAACACGGCCGCGCCATCGACGCCGCCCGCCAGGCCGGCGTCCCACACCTCGTGTACACCTCGGGCCTGGAAGCGCCGACGACCATCCTCGAGCTCGCCGCCGACCATAAGGCGACCGAGGAGCTCGTGACCGCCTCAGGCAGCCCCGTGACCTTCCTGCGCAACGGCTGGTACACCGAGAACCACCAACAGGACTTCGCCGGCGCCCGCGAACGAGGTGTCATCGCCAACAGCATCTCCGACGGCCGTATCGCCACCGCTGCCCGCATGGACTTCGCCGAGGCGGCAGCCGTCGTGCTGAGCACCCCCGGTCACGAAGGCAAGGCCTACGAGCTGTCCGGCGACACCGCCTGGTCCTTCGACGAGTTCGCCGCCACCGCGGCAGACGTGCTTGGCACCCCGGTGCGCTACGAGGCGCTCACGGCCGAGCAGGAGCGCGAGGAACTCCTCGCCTTCGGCCTCGACGAAGGCACCGCCGCCTTCATCGTCACCCTCAACGCCAACATTCGCGACGGCGCCATGGCCCCTACCTCGGGCGACCTCGCACGGCTCATCGGACACCCCACCGAGACCCTCGAGACCACCATGCGCAGTTGGGTCTGA
- a CDS encoding NAD(P)-dependent oxidoreductase, whose amino-acid sequence MNVTVFGATGAIGSLTVAELLNRGHTVTAYARNAAKVPSSWGDRVRVVIGEMSDADAIDTAVAGADAVVSALGPSMDRKATGLPLLEGTRHILDAMKRHGVTRYISHATPAVLDPQEKPTAVTRLIGFMPRTFMRRAYDEIHGMTGPVMASDLDWTIVRFIAPKDTPKTSSPGGSGLRVGFFGTDKLGFAISRADIATFTAAQVDDTTYIRRAPAISN is encoded by the coding sequence ATGAACGTCACCGTCTTCGGCGCCACCGGCGCCATCGGCTCCCTCACTGTCGCCGAGCTCCTCAACCGCGGCCACACCGTCACCGCCTACGCCCGCAACGCCGCCAAGGTCCCCAGCAGCTGGGGCGACCGGGTCCGCGTCGTCATCGGTGAGATGTCGGACGCAGACGCCATCGACACCGCCGTCGCCGGTGCCGACGCCGTCGTCAGCGCCTTGGGCCCGAGCATGGACCGCAAGGCCACCGGGCTGCCGCTCCTCGAGGGCACCCGCCACATCCTGGATGCGATGAAGCGCCACGGCGTGACCCGCTACATCAGCCACGCCACCCCCGCGGTCCTCGACCCGCAGGAGAAGCCCACGGCTGTCACCCGCCTCATCGGGTTCATGCCGCGCACCTTCATGCGCCGCGCCTACGACGAGATCCACGGCATGACCGGCCCCGTGATGGCATCCGACCTCGACTGGACCATCGTCCGGTTCATCGCCCCGAAGGACACCCCCAAGACGAGCAGCCCCGGCGGCTCCGGGCTCCGCGTCGGGTTCTTCGGCACAGACAAGCTCGGTTTCGCCATCTCCCGCGCCGACATCGCCACGTTCACCGCCGCCCAGGTCGACGACACCACCTACATCCGTCGCGCACCCGCCATCAGCAACTGA
- a CDS encoding NADP-dependent oxidoreductase has product MKAYALTARDTQPAPSDLPNPDVGAGEVLVDVEAASVNGFDLSVAAGYVFDMLPHEFPVVLGRDFVGTVSAVGDGVETVAVGDRVAGVIPGMYLGPRTGAFADHVAVTADAVTKVPEGVGVTDAAVIGLAGIAAHDAVAALDVQPGDVVLVSGATGGVGSIALQLARAAGATVIATARPGTEDEYVRSLGATHTVDWSGGVAVAVREHAPEGVDKALHSAGDAATIGQTLRAGGAVATTLGATAEQLGRDDVTLAPIMAAATADKLAALLDHVAQGNLRVNVEASVPLDRTQEAFALFADGTLGKVLITR; this is encoded by the coding sequence ATGAAGGCCTATGCCCTCACCGCCCGCGACACCCAGCCCGCCCCGTCCGACCTGCCCAACCCCGACGTGGGCGCCGGTGAGGTCCTCGTCGACGTCGAGGCTGCCTCGGTCAACGGCTTCGACCTCTCCGTGGCCGCGGGCTACGTCTTCGACATGCTGCCCCACGAGTTCCCCGTCGTCCTGGGCCGCGACTTCGTCGGCACCGTGTCCGCCGTCGGCGACGGTGTCGAGACCGTGGCGGTCGGCGACCGGGTCGCCGGCGTCATCCCCGGCATGTACCTCGGCCCCCGCACCGGCGCGTTCGCCGACCACGTCGCCGTCACCGCCGACGCCGTCACCAAGGTCCCAGAAGGCGTGGGCGTCACCGACGCCGCCGTCATCGGCCTGGCCGGCATCGCCGCCCACGACGCTGTCGCAGCGCTCGACGTGCAGCCCGGCGACGTCGTCCTCGTCTCCGGCGCCACCGGCGGCGTCGGCTCCATCGCCCTCCAGCTCGCCCGCGCCGCCGGCGCCACTGTCATCGCCACCGCCCGACCCGGCACCGAGGACGAGTACGTCCGCAGCCTCGGCGCCACGCACACCGTGGACTGGTCGGGCGGCGTCGCAGTCGCGGTTCGCGAGCACGCCCCCGAAGGCGTCGACAAGGCCCTGCACTCCGCCGGCGACGCCGCCACCATCGGCCAGACCCTCCGCGCCGGCGGCGCCGTGGCCACCACCCTCGGCGCCACCGCCGAGCAGCTCGGCCGCGACGACGTCACGCTCGCCCCCATCATGGCCGCCGCGACCGCCGACAAGCTCGCCGCCCTGCTCGACCACGTCGCCCAGGGCAACCTGCGCGTCAACGTCGAGGCCAGCGTTCCGCTCGACCGCACCCAGGAGGCGTTCGCGCTCTTCGCCGACGGCACCCTCGGCAAGGTCCTCATCACCCGCTGA
- a CDS encoding DoxX family protein — MFIALVIVTALLALIAVNSGVMKLRKNEQVVTTIHGTVGVPMTALPVLAALEIAGAVGIVAGLWNAPLGIAAAGGLTAYFVGAVIGHLRVRDTRGVAMPLVPLALSIAVLVLRIVTA, encoded by the coding sequence GTGTTCATCGCCCTTGTCATCGTCACCGCTCTGCTCGCCCTCATCGCCGTGAACTCCGGCGTCATGAAGCTCCGCAAGAACGAGCAGGTCGTCACCACCATCCACGGCACTGTCGGCGTCCCGATGACCGCCCTGCCGGTCCTCGCCGCCCTCGAGATCGCCGGCGCCGTCGGCATCGTCGCCGGCCTGTGGAACGCCCCTCTCGGCATCGCCGCCGCCGGCGGCCTGACCGCCTACTTCGTCGGTGCCGTCATCGGCCACCTGCGCGTGCGCGACACCAGGGGCGTCGCCATGCCGCTGGTCCCGCTCGCGCTGTCCATCGCAGTGCTCGTGCTCCGCATCGTCACCGCCTGA
- a CDS encoding LLM class flavin-dependent oxidoreductase: protein MSFELGVYTFGNTPRTSHSDSGGGYGSTAQAIREALEAVHLAEEVGLDFFGFGEHHTASMPLSSPTSMVVAAAASTQRIKLGTTVTVLSTDDPVRVFQQLATASALAPGRVEAVAGRGSSSITFGLFDYDEGDYDLLYASKFEMLLALNANERLTWDGPHRERPLADALIVPRPEQPLRIWLGTGGSPSSVGRAVELGVPMFLGILGGTPQHWAQYGHAYRSAWAEMGHPSEDAGIAVAVHGFVGPDNAAAKATYLEHELKMFATGAAEVGRPGMAPLGREAAMQPGGMVFAGSPNEVADRILHLHQLLGHDRQILQMDVGGMPHADYLKSIELLGTQVLPQVRKELGQ, encoded by the coding sequence ATGAGCTTCGAGCTCGGCGTCTACACGTTCGGCAACACTCCCCGCACCAGTCACAGCGACTCTGGCGGCGGCTACGGCTCGACCGCTCAGGCCATCCGCGAGGCCCTGGAGGCCGTGCACCTGGCTGAGGAGGTGGGCTTGGACTTCTTTGGCTTCGGGGAGCACCACACCGCCTCGATGCCGCTGTCGTCGCCGACGTCGATGGTGGTCGCTGCCGCCGCGTCCACGCAGCGCATCAAGCTGGGCACCACCGTGACGGTGCTGTCGACCGATGACCCGGTGCGGGTTTTTCAGCAGCTCGCCACCGCATCTGCTCTGGCCCCGGGTCGCGTTGAGGCGGTGGCCGGACGTGGGTCGTCGTCCATCACGTTCGGGCTCTTCGACTACGACGAGGGCGACTACGACCTGCTGTACGCCTCCAAGTTCGAGATGCTCCTCGCCCTCAACGCGAACGAGCGGCTCACGTGGGACGGCCCGCACCGCGAGCGCCCTCTGGCCGACGCGCTCATCGTTCCTCGCCCGGAGCAGCCGCTGCGGATCTGGCTCGGCACAGGCGGCAGCCCCAGCTCGGTGGGCCGTGCCGTCGAGCTCGGCGTGCCGATGTTCCTCGGCATCTTGGGCGGCACCCCGCAGCACTGGGCCCAGTACGGCCACGCCTACCGCAGCGCATGGGCTGAGATGGGCCACCCGAGCGAGGACGCCGGCATCGCTGTCGCCGTTCACGGGTTCGTCGGACCCGACAACGCCGCCGCAAAGGCGACCTACCTCGAGCACGAGCTCAAGATGTTCGCCACCGGCGCCGCCGAGGTCGGCCGACCCGGCATGGCGCCGTTGGGTCGCGAGGCCGCGATGCAGCCCGGCGGGATGGTCTTCGCCGGCAGCCCCAACGAGGTCGCCGACCGCATCCTTCACCTGCACCAGCTCCTCGGTCACGACCGCCAGATCCTGCAGATGGACGTCGGCGGCATGCCGCACGCCGACTACCTCAAGAGCATCGAGCTCCTTGGCACCCAGGTCCTCCCGCAGGTCCGCAAGGAGCTCGGCCAGTAG
- a CDS encoding TetR/AcrR family transcriptional regulator, whose product MELRADAARNRAAIVEAARTVFAEHGLDAPLDDIARLAGTGNATLYRRFATRGDLIEAVFAERMVEELDAVEAALANPDPWDGFASYVTAVGAMQTRDRGMADLVTMDVARAPEIEDVRARAFKGLVKLVARARTAGVLRDDFTTQDVVLLLMANAGLVERTHDISEQASARLLHVLLDGLRASAATNGPVAPGAPGTEEAMRRNSEHRLGASIRKTKGTKEPVCPQTSPASNAKTSTRSASEKDH is encoded by the coding sequence ATGGAGCTGAGAGCAGACGCCGCCCGCAACCGGGCCGCCATCGTCGAAGCCGCCCGTACGGTGTTCGCCGAGCACGGGCTTGACGCCCCGTTGGACGACATCGCCCGCCTCGCAGGCACAGGCAACGCAACCCTGTACCGGCGCTTCGCCACGCGAGGCGACCTCATCGAGGCGGTGTTCGCCGAGCGCATGGTCGAGGAGCTCGACGCCGTGGAGGCGGCCCTGGCTAACCCGGACCCGTGGGACGGGTTCGCGTCCTACGTCACCGCGGTCGGCGCCATGCAGACGCGCGACCGCGGCATGGCCGACCTGGTGACGATGGACGTCGCTCGCGCCCCCGAGATCGAGGACGTCCGGGCGCGCGCGTTCAAGGGGCTGGTGAAGCTGGTCGCCCGCGCTCGCACCGCTGGCGTGCTGCGCGACGACTTCACCACCCAGGACGTCGTGCTGCTGCTGATGGCGAACGCGGGCCTCGTCGAGCGCACCCACGACATCTCCGAGCAGGCGTCCGCCCGGCTCCTGCACGTGCTCCTCGACGGCCTGCGCGCCAGCGCCGCCACCAACGGCCCGGTCGCACCCGGCGCACCGGGCACCGAGGAGGCGATGCGACGCAACAGCGAGCACCGACTCGGCGCCAGCATCCGCAAGACCAAGGGCACCAAGGAGCCCGTGTGCCCCCAGACCTCACCGGCCAGCAACGCCAAGACCAGCACCCGTTCCGCTTCTGAGAAGGACCACTGA